The following are from one region of the Sandaracinus amylolyticus genome:
- a CDS encoding MarR family winged helix-turn-helix transcriptional regulator, with protein sequence MARLPESDPAVASIERAMVAIRRSQQRRRLGRAASGQLPRGVQPAVIAVVDALDELASRGVRSPTVGDVAEAMQSDPSRASRAVAQAVEAGLVRRSADQDDGRRSCLELSARGRALIEKVRTSRRRFFADATASWSRGDRETFAALLTRFTGDLDALLGPDDEQD encoded by the coding sequence ATGGCCCGTCTGCCCGAGAGCGATCCCGCCGTGGCCTCGATCGAGCGCGCGATGGTCGCGATCCGTCGCAGCCAGCAGCGTCGCCGGCTCGGTCGTGCCGCGTCGGGACAGCTCCCGCGCGGCGTGCAGCCCGCGGTGATCGCGGTCGTCGACGCGCTCGACGAGCTCGCGTCGCGCGGCGTGCGATCGCCGACCGTCGGCGACGTCGCGGAGGCGATGCAGAGCGATCCGTCGCGCGCGAGCCGCGCCGTGGCGCAGGCGGTCGAGGCCGGGCTGGTGCGGCGCTCCGCCGATCAGGACGACGGGCGCCGGAGCTGTCTCGAGCTCAGCGCCCGAGGCCGCGCGCTGATCGAGAAGGTGCGCACGTCGCGACGTCGCTTCTTCGCCGACGCGACCGCGTCGTGGTCGCGTGGTGATCGCGAGACCTTCGCGGCGCTGCTCACGCGCTTCACCGGCGATCTCGACGCGCTCCTCGGTCCCGACGACGAGCAGGACTAG
- a CDS encoding nuclear transport factor 2 family protein, producing MTDPDDTTPIALARALYAATSTRDEARLRALLDPEIEWIQCAGFPGGGHRRGVDEVFEKVLAGNSGRWIGFRADVEELLESGDTVVALGTYSGTRAETGLAMRVQFAHVVETRGGRIVRFRQIADTWPMVAAIRGEVL from the coding sequence ATGACCGACCCCGACGACACGACACCGATCGCGCTCGCGCGCGCGCTCTACGCCGCCACGTCGACGCGCGACGAAGCGCGGCTGCGCGCCCTGCTCGATCCCGAGATCGAGTGGATCCAGTGCGCGGGCTTCCCCGGAGGCGGCCATCGCCGCGGGGTCGACGAGGTGTTCGAGAAGGTGCTCGCGGGGAACTCGGGGCGCTGGATCGGCTTCCGCGCCGACGTCGAGGAGCTCCTCGAGAGCGGCGACACCGTCGTCGCGCTCGGCACCTACTCGGGCACGCGCGCCGAGACCGGCCTCGCGATGCGCGTGCAGTTCGCGCACGTCGTCGAGACGCGCGGCGGGCGCATCGTGCGGTTCCGACAGATCGCGGACACCTGGCCGATGGTCGCCGCGATCCGCGGTGAGGTGCTCTGA
- a CDS encoding MBL fold metallo-hydrolase RNA specificity domain-containing protein, protein MQLAFYGAAETVTGSKILVTSGDTRVLVDCGLFQGVKNERLRNREPFPFDPTTIDALLLTHAHLDHSGLAPLLVKRGFDGPIRCSRGTAALLRVLWLDAARLNEEDARWANQRGYSKHHPAEPLFTVDDANRALDHVEPIADHEPLVIGALRARWTPVGHILGACAVHLADATTSVLFSGDVGRPEDPIMRAPEVPPPAEHLVIESTYGNRVHPPIDVLEALAGIVTRTAQRGGVLLVPAFAVGRAQLLVHLLAQLRTTQRIPKLPITLDSPMAIDVSEIHRAHEGDHRLTRAEWERDAKIVELLRDPEDSRHLLDRGGPRIVISASGMATGGRVLHHLARLLPEPQHTVLLAGFQAAGTRGDALASGAESVKIHGEHVPVRAEIVKLDGLSAHADRDELLGWLARFPRAPRSTYVVHGEPAAADAMRRAIADRFGWRAVVPRYGMIVELD, encoded by the coding sequence ATGCAGCTCGCGTTCTACGGCGCCGCCGAGACCGTCACCGGCTCGAAGATCCTCGTCACCTCGGGCGACACGCGCGTGCTCGTCGACTGCGGCCTGTTCCAGGGCGTGAAGAACGAGCGCCTGCGCAACCGCGAGCCCTTCCCCTTCGACCCGACGACGATCGACGCGCTGCTGCTGACGCACGCGCACCTCGATCACTCGGGGCTCGCGCCGCTGCTGGTGAAGCGCGGCTTCGACGGGCCGATCCGGTGCTCGCGCGGGACCGCCGCGCTCTTGCGCGTGCTCTGGCTCGACGCCGCGCGCTTGAACGAAGAGGACGCGCGCTGGGCCAACCAGCGTGGATACTCGAAGCACCATCCCGCCGAGCCGCTCTTCACCGTCGACGATGCGAACCGCGCCCTCGATCACGTGGAGCCGATCGCCGATCACGAACCGCTCGTGATCGGCGCGCTGCGCGCGCGCTGGACCCCGGTGGGCCACATCCTCGGTGCGTGCGCGGTGCACCTCGCCGACGCGACGACGTCGGTCCTGTTCAGCGGCGACGTCGGGCGCCCCGAGGACCCGATCATGCGTGCGCCCGAGGTCCCGCCGCCCGCCGAGCACCTCGTGATCGAGTCGACCTACGGCAACCGCGTGCATCCGCCGATCGACGTGCTCGAGGCGCTCGCCGGCATCGTGACGCGCACCGCGCAGCGTGGTGGCGTGCTGCTCGTCCCCGCGTTCGCAGTGGGCCGCGCCCAGCTCCTCGTGCACCTGCTCGCGCAGCTCCGCACCACGCAGCGGATCCCGAAGCTGCCGATCACCCTCGACAGCCCGATGGCGATCGACGTCTCCGAGATCCATCGCGCGCACGAGGGCGATCACCGGCTCACCCGCGCGGAATGGGAGCGCGACGCGAAGATCGTCGAGCTCCTGCGCGACCCCGAGGACTCGCGTCACCTGCTCGATCGCGGCGGCCCGCGCATCGTGATCTCGGCGAGCGGGATGGCGACCGGAGGGCGCGTCCTGCACCACCTCGCGCGCCTCTTGCCCGAGCCGCAGCACACCGTGCTGCTCGCAGGGTTCCAGGCGGCGGGCACGCGCGGCGACGCGCTCGCATCGGGCGCGGAGTCGGTGAAGATCCACGGCGAGCACGTGCCGGTGCGCGCCGAGATCGTGAAGCTCGACGGGCTCAGCGCGCACGCCGATCGCGACGAGCTGCTCGGATGGCTCGCGCGCTTTCCTCGCGCGCCGCGCAGCACCTACGTCGTGCACGGCGAGCCCGCCGCGGCGGACGCGATGCGCCGCGCGATCGCCGATCGATTCGGATGGCGCGCGGTGGTGCCGCGTTACGGGATGATCGTCGAGCTCGACTGA
- a CDS encoding hemerythrin domain-containing protein — protein sequence MKATDLLEQQHREVEKIFDRLENDEGDRVENLRELASKLAAHMRIEEELFYPKAREVMEDMVYESLEEHTLAAFALKRLAEIDPGHPSFEAKCKALKELVKHHVEEEESEMFPKIDGEIEPDELETMGEELEARFMEIVESGYGADLVKAQPSKKNGIGRMPHHATR from the coding sequence ATGAAGGCGACGGACCTGTTGGAGCAGCAGCACCGCGAGGTGGAGAAGATCTTCGATCGCCTCGAGAACGACGAAGGCGACCGCGTCGAGAACCTCCGCGAGCTCGCGTCGAAGCTCGCCGCGCACATGCGCATCGAGGAGGAGCTCTTCTATCCGAAGGCGCGCGAGGTCATGGAGGACATGGTCTACGAGAGCCTCGAGGAGCACACGCTCGCGGCGTTCGCGCTGAAGCGCCTCGCCGAGATCGATCCGGGGCACCCGAGCTTCGAGGCCAAGTGCAAGGCGCTCAAGGAGCTCGTGAAGCACCACGTCGAGGAGGAAGAGAGCGAGATGTTCCCCAAGATCGACGGGGAGATCGAGCCCGACGAGCTCGAGACGATGGGCGAGGAGCTCGAGGCGCGCTTCATGGAGATCGTCGAGTCGGGCTACGGCGCCGATCTCGTGAAGGCCCAGCCGTCGAAGAAGAACGGCATCGGTCGCATGCCCCACCACGCGACGCGGTGA
- the aspS gene encoding aspartate--tRNA ligase: protein MARFIDELKRTHSCGALREGNVGDEVVLFGWVHSRRDHGELIFVDLRDRDGITQVVFDPSVSKDAFAVGDRARSEWVIGVRAKVRSRGGNVNDKIATGRIEVLALEATVFNKAETPVFPIEDDIDTNEEKRLEHRYLDLRRAKLQRNIMTRSRIYHHTRSHFHESGFVEVETPIFVKYTPGGARNFLVPARLNPGLFYALAESPQLFKQLLMVSGFDRYIQIVKCFRDEDLRGDRQPEFTQIDVEMSFVNQDDIFGIIEKLVVRLWKELLGVDLTQRYPGGVFPRMKFEESMRRFGNDKPDMRFGLEHVELTDLVITHGGGGVPLLEPIAKKFADGTYRRDLPDEIVKAIRVPAQHATAMSRTEIDKLEAFVKQMGAKGLARAKVGPASSGGSGEWQQSPMAKSATKEFVAAVNAACGAEEGDLLLFQFGPEAMVHTVMANLRLHLGKKLGMIPQVGAGGDWNLLWVVEPPLFERHEDGKTWVAAHHPFTRPHDDSVPLLDRDPGKVLCYRYDLVLNGVELGGGSIRLHDPDVQKKVFEVLGIGEQEATEKFGFLLSALRHGAPPHGGIALGLDRLAMLLTESESLRDVIAFPKTGKGSDLMTGAPGPVIPEQLAELKVRSTAGT from the coding sequence GTGGCGCGGTTCATCGACGAGCTGAAGCGGACTCATTCGTGCGGGGCGCTGCGCGAGGGGAACGTCGGCGACGAGGTCGTGCTCTTCGGGTGGGTGCACTCGCGGCGCGATCACGGCGAGCTGATCTTCGTCGATCTCCGCGATCGCGACGGCATCACGCAGGTCGTGTTCGATCCCTCGGTCAGCAAGGACGCGTTCGCGGTCGGTGATCGCGCGCGCAGCGAGTGGGTCATCGGCGTGCGCGCGAAGGTGCGCTCCCGCGGCGGCAACGTGAACGACAAGATCGCGACCGGCCGCATCGAGGTCCTCGCGCTCGAGGCGACGGTCTTCAACAAGGCCGAGACCCCCGTCTTCCCGATCGAAGACGACATCGACACGAACGAGGAGAAGCGGCTCGAGCACCGCTATCTCGACCTCCGCCGCGCGAAGCTGCAGCGCAACATCATGACGCGCTCGCGCATCTACCATCACACGCGCAGCCACTTCCACGAGAGCGGCTTCGTCGAGGTGGAGACGCCGATCTTCGTGAAGTACACGCCCGGCGGCGCCCGCAATTTCCTGGTGCCGGCGCGCCTCAACCCCGGCCTCTTCTACGCGCTCGCGGAGAGCCCGCAGCTCTTCAAGCAGCTGCTGATGGTCAGCGGGTTCGATCGCTACATCCAGATCGTGAAGTGCTTCCGCGACGAGGATCTGCGCGGCGATCGCCAGCCCGAGTTCACGCAGATCGACGTCGAGATGTCGTTCGTCAACCAGGACGACATCTTCGGGATCATCGAGAAGCTCGTGGTGCGGCTCTGGAAGGAGCTGCTCGGCGTCGATCTCACGCAGCGTTATCCGGGCGGCGTCTTCCCGCGCATGAAGTTCGAGGAGTCGATGCGCCGCTTCGGCAACGACAAGCCGGACATGCGCTTCGGGCTCGAGCACGTCGAGCTCACCGATCTCGTCATCACGCACGGCGGCGGCGGCGTGCCGCTGCTCGAGCCGATCGCGAAGAAGTTCGCGGACGGGACCTACCGTCGTGATCTGCCGGACGAGATCGTGAAGGCGATCCGCGTCCCGGCGCAGCACGCGACGGCGATGTCGCGCACCGAGATCGACAAGCTCGAGGCGTTCGTGAAGCAGATGGGCGCCAAGGGCCTCGCGCGCGCGAAGGTCGGCCCTGCGTCGTCGGGCGGCAGCGGCGAGTGGCAGCAGTCGCCGATGGCGAAGAGCGCGACGAAGGAGTTCGTCGCGGCGGTGAACGCGGCGTGCGGCGCGGAAGAGGGCGATCTGCTGCTCTTCCAGTTCGGCCCCGAGGCGATGGTGCACACGGTGATGGCGAACCTCCGCCTCCACCTCGGCAAGAAGCTCGGGATGATCCCGCAGGTCGGCGCGGGCGGAGACTGGAACCTGCTCTGGGTCGTCGAGCCGCCGCTCTTCGAGCGACACGAGGACGGCAAGACGTGGGTCGCGGCGCACCACCCGTTCACGCGCCCGCACGACGACTCCGTGCCCCTGCTCGATCGCGATCCCGGCAAGGTGCTCTGCTACCGCTACGACCTCGTGCTCAACGGCGTCGAGCTCGGCGGCGGCTCGATCCGTCTCCACGATCCCGACGTGCAGAAGAAGGTCTTCGAGGTGCTCGGCATCGGCGAGCAGGAGGCGACCGAGAAGTTCGGCTTCCTCCTCTCCGCGCTGCGCCACGGCGCGCCCCCGCACGGCGGCATCGCGCTCGGCCTCGATCGCCTCGCGATGCTGCTCACCGAGAGCGAGTCGCTGCGCGACGTGATCGCGTTCCCGAAGACCGGCAAGGGCAGCGATCTGATGACCGGCGCGCCCGGCCCGGTGATCCCGGAGCAGCTCGCCGAGCTGAAGGTCCGCTCGACCGCGGGCACCTGA
- a CDS encoding VOC family protein produces the protein MDHVGLTVRDLARSVAFYRDVIGLELGVAPKGPPGATLRAGAVEIVLSTWRPGEAEPGVVPRGDHLALRTTTSLDPFVARLRAAGTEHAVVDGRVYLRDPDGHTVEVLCAG, from the coding sequence GTGGATCACGTCGGGCTCACGGTGCGCGATCTCGCGCGCAGCGTGGCGTTCTATCGAGACGTGATCGGGCTCGAGCTCGGCGTGGCGCCGAAGGGCCCGCCCGGCGCGACGTTGCGCGCGGGCGCGGTCGAGATCGTGCTCTCGACGTGGAGACCGGGCGAGGCCGAGCCCGGCGTGGTGCCGCGTGGGGATCACCTCGCGCTGCGCACCACGACGTCGCTCGATCCGTTCGTCGCGCGGCTGCGCGCCGCGGGCACCGAGCACGCGGTGGTCGACGGTCGCGTGTACCTGCGCGATCCCGACGGTCACACCGTCGAGGTGCTCTGCGCCGGCTAG
- a CDS encoding ATP-binding protein: MSDPRCPCTAVHDAPRVVLTGGPGAGKTAVLEVVRRRSCDHVVVLPEAATIVFGGGFPRRSTPLARRRAQIAIFHVQDQMERLEVDERSAALVLCDRGVADGLAYWPGAPDEYWRAVGTTERDAFARYDAIIHLRTPTRENGYDRMKNPVRIESAEEAARIDARILEVWAAHPRRFVVDSSLDFVDKLTRTLALIESLTPACCRTRAVAGG; this comes from the coding sequence ATGAGCGATCCGCGCTGTCCCTGCACCGCCGTCCACGACGCACCTCGCGTGGTGCTCACCGGCGGGCCGGGCGCAGGCAAGACCGCGGTGCTCGAGGTGGTGCGGCGCCGCTCGTGCGATCACGTCGTCGTGCTCCCCGAGGCCGCGACCATCGTGTTCGGCGGAGGGTTCCCGCGGCGCAGCACGCCGCTGGCGCGCCGGCGCGCGCAGATCGCGATCTTCCACGTGCAGGACCAGATGGAGCGCCTCGAGGTCGACGAACGATCGGCGGCGCTCGTGCTCTGTGATCGCGGCGTCGCCGACGGGCTCGCGTACTGGCCCGGCGCGCCCGACGAGTACTGGCGCGCGGTGGGCACCACCGAGCGCGACGCCTTCGCGCGCTACGACGCGATCATCCACCTGCGCACGCCGACGCGCGAGAACGGCTACGACCGCATGAAGAACCCGGTGCGCATCGAGAGCGCGGAGGAAGCGGCGCGCATCGACGCGCGCATCCTCGAGGTCTGGGCGGCGCACCCGCGGCGCTTCGTCGTCGACAGCAGCCTCGACTTCGTCGACAAGCTCACGCGCACCCTCGCGCTGATCGAGTCGCTGACCCCTGCTTGTTGTCGCACGCGCGCCGTCGCGGGAGGTTGA
- a CDS encoding alpha-1,4-glucan--maltose-1-phosphate maltosyltransferase: protein MATTQQGAASTARTTSALPTDVPMPDEGRRRVVIADVQPRVERGSFDVKRIEGDALRVVAVLVADGHDRVRGVLRYKRPGSARWAEIPMRARGNDRFEAELALDAIGRWELAVDGWIDDLETWRHGLERKAEVGEVSDVDLAIGAALVERAASDCSNGSSADRELLERAAKAIADARAPRDERIRLALSASTAELCARHPERALATRSESWGVVVDPIHARFSSWYELFPRSTGEDGRHGTFHTAETWLPYVAEMGFDVLYLPPIHPIGRAFRKGPNNTLTAGPDDPGSPWAIGGPEGGHTAIHPDLGTLADFDRLVAKARDHGLQIALDIAFQASPDHPWVKEHPQWFRHRPDGTIQYAENPPKKYQDVYPFDFECDDWRNLWKALRDVFEFWIAHGVTIFRVDNPHTKPIPFWQWCIASLKTAHPEVTFLSEAFTRPALMYALAKAGFTQGYTYFTWRNTKHELETYLHELTKTDVADYFRPSFWPNTPDILPEDLQYGGRPAFLARLVMAATMSSHYGLYGPAFELMEHVARPGSGEYVDNEKYQLKRWERDRPDSLRRAIALMNRIRREHPALQRNDGVTIHRTDNDMLLCFSKAHGDDAVLVVVNLDFHHRQSGWIDLDLDALGLEPQTTFQAHDLLGGGRYLWHGGRNYVEVDPHAMPAHVFALRRRVRSERDFDYFL, encoded by the coding sequence ATGGCGACGACGCAGCAGGGCGCCGCGAGCACGGCGAGGACGACGAGCGCGCTCCCCACCGACGTGCCGATGCCCGACGAAGGACGCCGTCGCGTCGTGATCGCGGACGTGCAGCCGCGCGTCGAGCGAGGATCGTTCGACGTCAAACGAATCGAGGGCGACGCGCTTCGTGTGGTCGCGGTGCTCGTCGCAGACGGCCACGATCGGGTGCGCGGGGTGCTGCGGTACAAGAGACCGGGGAGCGCGCGCTGGGCCGAGATCCCGATGCGCGCGCGCGGCAACGATCGCTTCGAGGCCGAGCTGGCCCTCGATGCGATCGGGCGCTGGGAGCTCGCGGTCGACGGATGGATCGACGACCTCGAGACGTGGCGCCACGGGCTCGAGCGCAAGGCCGAGGTGGGCGAGGTGAGCGACGTCGATCTCGCGATCGGCGCGGCCCTCGTCGAGCGCGCGGCGTCGGACTGCAGCAACGGATCGAGCGCGGATCGCGAGCTGCTCGAGCGCGCGGCGAAGGCGATCGCGGACGCACGCGCGCCGCGCGACGAGCGCATCCGCCTCGCGCTCTCGGCGTCGACCGCGGAGCTCTGCGCGCGGCATCCCGAGCGCGCGCTCGCGACGCGCAGCGAGAGCTGGGGCGTGGTGGTCGACCCGATCCACGCACGCTTCTCGTCGTGGTACGAGCTCTTCCCGCGATCGACCGGCGAGGACGGGCGACACGGCACCTTCCACACCGCCGAGACCTGGCTCCCCTACGTCGCGGAGATGGGCTTCGACGTGCTGTATCTGCCGCCGATCCACCCGATCGGGCGCGCCTTCCGAAAGGGCCCGAACAACACGCTCACCGCGGGCCCCGACGATCCCGGCAGCCCGTGGGCGATCGGCGGGCCCGAGGGCGGCCACACCGCGATCCACCCCGACCTCGGCACGCTCGCGGACTTCGATCGTCTCGTCGCGAAGGCGCGCGATCACGGGCTGCAGATCGCGCTCGACATCGCGTTCCAGGCGTCTCCCGATCACCCCTGGGTGAAGGAGCACCCCCAGTGGTTCCGCCATCGTCCCGACGGGACGATCCAATACGCGGAGAATCCGCCGAAGAAATACCAGGACGTCTATCCGTTCGACTTCGAGTGCGACGACTGGCGCAATCTCTGGAAGGCACTGCGCGACGTGTTCGAATTCTGGATCGCGCACGGAGTGACCATCTTCCGGGTCGACAACCCGCACACCAAGCCGATCCCGTTCTGGCAGTGGTGCATCGCGTCCCTGAAGACCGCGCACCCCGAGGTGACGTTCCTCTCCGAGGCGTTCACGCGTCCCGCGCTGATGTACGCGCTCGCGAAGGCGGGATTCACGCAGGGATATACCTATTTCACCTGGCGCAACACGAAGCACGAGCTCGAGACGTACCTGCACGAGCTCACGAAGACCGATGTCGCCGACTATTTCCGACCGAGCTTCTGGCCGAACACGCCGGACATCCTCCCCGAGGATCTGCAGTACGGCGGGCGCCCCGCGTTCCTCGCACGCCTCGTGATGGCGGCGACGATGTCGAGCCACTACGGCCTCTACGGCCCGGCGTTCGAGCTGATGGAGCACGTCGCGCGCCCCGGCTCGGGCGAGTACGTCGACAACGAGAAGTACCAGCTGAAGCGCTGGGAGCGGGATCGCCCCGACTCGCTGCGGCGCGCGATCGCGCTGATGAATCGGATCCGCCGCGAGCACCCGGCGCTGCAGCGCAACGACGGGGTGACGATCCACCGCACCGACAACGACATGCTGCTCTGCTTCAGCAAGGCGCACGGCGACGACGCGGTGCTCGTGGTGGTCAATCTGGACTTCCATCATCGGCAGTCGGGATGGATCGATCTCGACCTCGACGCGCTCGGGCTCGAGCCCCAGACCACCTTCCAGGCGCACGACCTGCTCGGTGGAGGCCGATACCTCTGGCACGGCGGGCGGAACTACGTGGAGGTCGATCCCCACGCGATGCCCGCGCACGTCTTCGCGCTCCGCCGCCGGGTGCGGAGCGAGCGCGACTTCGACTATTTCCTCTGA
- a CDS encoding GNAT family N-acetyltransferase, with protein MATRIDSARGNGPHVANGGAARRSDRTAPLPARELDRRHVALSLAIREASATDLHALSWLGLAQEQVDVIDATLERCARGEEVVLVAASRGAPLAMIRARVARRSEPDVAVIEAVRVMPGLQGLGIASALIVAIERVLRERGRTIIEVCIGRHDERELARYARLGYVRTGTAWDGRSVMRKSLDLLAARPLQILASEARGRTR; from the coding sequence GTGGCGACGCGCATCGATTCCGCACGAGGCAACGGGCCGCACGTCGCCAACGGAGGCGCGGCACGGCGCAGCGATCGCACCGCACCGCTCCCGGCGCGCGAGCTCGATCGACGTCACGTCGCGCTCTCGCTGGCGATCCGCGAGGCGTCCGCGACCGACCTGCACGCGCTCTCGTGGCTCGGGCTCGCGCAGGAGCAGGTCGACGTGATCGACGCGACGCTCGAGCGCTGCGCGCGAGGCGAGGAGGTCGTGCTGGTCGCGGCGTCGCGCGGCGCACCGCTCGCGATGATCCGGGCGCGGGTCGCGCGGCGCAGCGAGCCCGACGTCGCGGTGATCGAGGCGGTGCGTGTGATGCCCGGGCTGCAGGGGCTCGGGATCGCGAGCGCGCTGATCGTCGCGATCGAGCGTGTGCTGCGCGAGCGCGGGCGCACGATCATCGAGGTCTGCATCGGACGGCACGACGAGCGCGAGCTCGCGCGCTACGCGCGGCTCGGGTACGTGCGCACCGGCACTGCGTGGGACGGACGCAGCGTGATGCGGAAGTCGCTCGATCTCCTCGCGGCACGACCGCTGCAGATCCTCGCGTCCGAGGCGCGAGGGAGGACGCGATGA
- a CDS encoding serine/threonine-protein kinase: MQRSASDAGTPEVGRILDGRYRLDAPLGEGGLGVVWRAFHVRLGKHVAVKLMQREHVAREGLRARFEREARSLAALTHPNIVDVMDFGVDDGAPFLVMELLEGRSLDRAIRDGIAPERALAIGRDVLRALAHAHAQGIAHRDLKPANVFLQRIDDGHEIVRVLDFGLAKFLHEDGSAGDAQITRQGMVLGTPAYMAPEQATGGNADARADVYSFGVVLFELLTGQRPFVGEGAELVRQHLLVSLPTIASVRPDLEVAPELEAALQRATAKSVSQRYASARELMEALYALPANAVRVRAGVPRPAPSPAREAVSGDAPTLASGGGAATMTPPVPPPSHAVPPVASAVLADGTVPARPGLRRAAESGAASAPSSAIVPPISSTMSTTSAIVASTIKPSRGPLLLAIGGLLGLGVIGAAITIALVLFSSSDDPGAASETTPGTPPVASAATTPEPAADPAPTTYFAPDPDPWAAPIPAPLGAIRERLERSGRLSQRDANALRDYARAHRDDPRAWLLLAHADFLAGHRPDSCERYSLALRTDEARARGDAHAVNDLARMAAHHRSGDTAAELLRRHWGARAIDALDRAMTEVDRRSDREDVARLVRLRDELVRGSSARTER; this comes from the coding sequence GTGCAGCGGTCCGCCTCGGATGCGGGAACGCCCGAGGTCGGGCGCATCCTCGACGGACGCTATCGCCTCGATGCACCGCTGGGCGAGGGCGGGCTCGGCGTGGTGTGGCGCGCGTTCCACGTGCGCCTGGGCAAGCACGTCGCGGTGAAGCTCATGCAGCGCGAGCACGTCGCGCGCGAAGGGCTGCGGGCGCGGTTCGAGCGCGAGGCGCGATCGCTCGCGGCGCTCACGCACCCGAACATCGTCGACGTGATGGACTTCGGCGTCGACGACGGCGCGCCGTTCCTCGTGATGGAGCTGCTCGAGGGGCGCTCGCTCGATCGCGCGATCCGCGACGGAATCGCGCCGGAGCGCGCGCTGGCGATCGGGCGCGACGTATTGCGCGCGCTGGCGCACGCGCACGCCCAGGGGATCGCGCATCGCGATCTGAAGCCCGCGAACGTGTTCCTGCAGCGCATCGACGACGGGCACGAGATCGTGCGCGTGCTCGACTTCGGGCTCGCGAAGTTCCTCCACGAGGACGGGAGCGCGGGCGACGCGCAGATCACGCGTCAGGGCATGGTGCTCGGGACGCCCGCGTACATGGCGCCCGAGCAGGCGACCGGCGGCAACGCGGACGCGCGCGCGGACGTGTACTCGTTCGGGGTGGTGCTCTTCGAGCTGCTCACCGGGCAGCGGCCCTTCGTGGGCGAGGGCGCGGAGCTCGTGCGGCAGCACCTGCTCGTGTCGCTCCCGACGATCGCGAGCGTGCGGCCCGATCTCGAGGTCGCGCCCGAGCTCGAGGCCGCGCTGCAGCGCGCGACGGCGAAGTCGGTGTCGCAGCGTTACGCGAGCGCGCGCGAGCTGATGGAGGCGCTCTACGCGCTGCCGGCGAACGCCGTGCGGGTGCGCGCCGGCGTGCCGCGGCCGGCCCCGTCGCCCGCGCGCGAGGCGGTGTCGGGCGATGCGCCGACGCTCGCGAGCGGCGGTGGTGCCGCGACGATGACACCGCCCGTTCCGCCGCCGTCGCACGCGGTGCCGCCGGTGGCGAGCGCGGTCCTTGCGGACGGCACGGTGCCGGCGCGGCCCGGGCTGCGCCGTGCGGCCGAGAGCGGTGCGGCGAGCGCGCCCTCGTCGGCGATCGTGCCGCCGATCTCGTCGACGATGTCGACGACGAGCGCGATCGTCGCGTCGACGATCAAGCCCTCGCGCGGACCGCTCTTGCTCGCGATCGGCGGGCTGCTCGGGCTCGGTGTGATCGGCGCTGCGATCACGATCGCGCTCGTGCTCTTCTCGTCGTCGGACGACCCGGGCGCGGCGAGCGAGACGACACCCGGCACACCTCCGGTCGCGTCGGCTGCGACGACACCCGAGCCTGCCGCCGATCCCGCGCCGACGACGTACTTCGCGCCCGATCCCGATCCCTGGGCCGCTCCGATCCCCGCGCCGCTCGGCGCGATCCGCGAGCGCCTCGAGCGCAGCGGTCGGCTCTCGCAGCGCGACGCGAACGCCCTGCGCGACTACGCGCGCGCGCACCGCGACGATCCCCGCGCGTGGCTCCTGCTCGCGCACGCCGACTTCCTCGCGGGCCACCGTCCCGACTCCTGCGAGCGCTACTCGCTCGCGCTGCGGACCGACGAAGCGCGCGCGCGCGGCGACGCGCACGCAGTGAACGATCTCGCGCGCATGGCAGCCCACCATCGCTCGGGGGACACCGCCGCCGAGCTGCTGCGCCGTCACTGGGGCGCGCGCGCGATCGACGCGCTCGATCGCGCGATGACCGAGGTCGATCGGCGCAGCGATCGCGAGGACGTCGCGCGCTTGGTGCGGCTGCGCGACGAGCTGGTGCGGGGATCGAGCGCGCGCACCGAGCGCTGA